The following coding sequences lie in one Nitrospirota bacterium genomic window:
- the bioD gene encoding dethiobiotin synthase — MHKGIFITGTDTGVGKTFVAAGLVAALKQMGHPATCGVMKPVETGCRIEKGKLMPVDAIKLIEASDINEPLDIVNPYRLMLPLAPAVAAELEGVIIQKKKIFSAYRRLSSKYDITVVEGSGGLMAPLYKDYLFIDLISKLKLPVIIVSRPGLGTINHTLLTINAARDRGLAVLGVIVNCAVKTKMGLPEKTNPQVIERLGKVPVLGIVPFSKTFTPQLKRIFLKIAEAL, encoded by the coding sequence GGCATTTTCATAACAGGCACAGACACAGGGGTCGGCAAGACATTTGTTGCTGCCGGCCTTGTGGCTGCTTTAAAGCAAATGGGGCACCCCGCAACATGCGGGGTTATGAAGCCTGTAGAGACAGGATGCAGGATAGAAAAGGGTAAACTTATGCCTGTGGATGCCATTAAACTTATCGAGGCATCTGACATAAATGAGCCGCTTGATATTGTTAACCCCTATAGATTGATGCTTCCGCTTGCACCGGCAGTCGCAGCCGAGCTTGAGGGTGTGATTATACAGAAGAAGAAGATATTTTCTGCATACAGGAGACTTTCCAGCAAATATGATATTACGGTTGTGGAGGGCTCAGGAGGACTGATGGCGCCTCTTTATAAGGATTATCTTTTCATAGATTTAATAAGCAAACTTAAACTTCCTGTAATTATTGTTTCAAGGCCTGGCCTCGGCACAATAAACCATACGCTTTTGACTATTAACGCTGCCAGAGATAGAGGGCTTGCTGTCCTTGGGGTGATAGTAAATTGTGCTGTTAAGACAAAAATGGGACTTCCTGAAAAGACGAATCCCCAGGTAATAGAAAGGCTCGGGAAGGTGCCTGTCCTCGGCATTGTGCCTTTTTCAAAAACATTTACCCCTCAGCTTAAGAGAATTTTTCTTAAAATTGCAGAGGCTCTTTAA